In Micromonospora cremea, the genomic window GCGAAGCGCACCACGCCGGTCTTGTCGATGACGAACGTGCCCCGGTTGGCGAAGCCGGCCACGTCGTTGAAGACCCCGTACGCCTGGGCGACGGCGCCGTGCGGCCAGAAGTCGGCCAGCATGGGGAACTGGTAGCCCTCCCGGTCGGCCCAGACCTTGTGGCTGTAGACCGAGTCGACGCTGACCGTCAGCACCTGGACGTCGTCGTTGGCATACTCGCCGAGGTTGTCCCGCACCTCGGACAGCTCGCCCTGGCAGGTGCCGGTGAAGGCGAGCGGGTAGAACACCAGCAGCACGGTGCGCCGGCCACGGAAGGTCGAGAGCCGGACCTCCTGGTTGTTCTGGTCCTTCAGCACGAAGTCCGGCGCCTCGGCGCCAACCTCGACGGGCATGCGAACTCCTCGGGTCGAGTCAGGGGATGGCACGAGCCTGCCACACCCGGCGGCGCGGACCGCCGGGCGCGCGAGGGGAACGGATCGGGCTACTTCTTGGCCTTGGCCCCTCGGCGCAGCACCAGGCGGGCGCCGCTCCAGTCCCGGCCGGCGTTGACGGTCGAGGTCTGCTGAAGGCCGGCGGTGGGCGCGGACTCCGCGACCTCGCTCGGCTCGACGTGCCCGTCACGCCCCGCCTTCGGCGTGAGCAGCCAGACGACCCCGTTGTCGGCCAGCGGGCCGAGGGCGTCGACGAGAAGCTCGAAGAGGTCACCATCGCCGTCGCGGTACCAGACCAGCACCGCGTCGACCACCTCGTCGGTGTCCTCGTCGACCAGATCTCCACAG contains:
- a CDS encoding peroxiredoxin — translated: MPVEVGAEAPDFVLKDQNNQEVRLSTFRGRRTVLLVFYPLAFTGTCQGELSEVRDNLGEYANDDVQVLTVSVDSVYSHKVWADREGYQFPMLADFWPHGAVAQAYGVFNDVAGFANRGTFVIDKTGVVRFAEVNGPGEARDQQGWRKAIAEAA
- a CDS encoding DUF3052 domain-containing protein; this encodes MSATAGQAADGVRSLADRFGIEPGMVVMEMGYDDDVDQDLRDALTDCCGDLVDEDTDEVVDAVLVWYRDGDGDLFELLVDALGPLADNGVVWLLTPKAGRDGHVEPSEVAESAPTAGLQQTSTVNAGRDWSGARLVLRRGAKAKK